The sequence GACCGAACGTCGTTTCTTCCCGGGCTATGTACTCGTGGAAATGGAGATGACAGACGAAACGTGGCACCTCGTGAAAAACACGGCAAAGGTCACCGGTTTCGTTGGCGGAGCGCGCAATCGACCAAGTCCGATTTCTCCTCGGGAAGTCGAAAAGATCATGTCGCAGATGCAGGAAGGTGTGGAAAAGCCGCGCCCGAAGACCCTGTTCGAAGTAGGCGAGATGGTGCGAGTGAAGGACGGTCCGTTCACAGATTTCAACGGCAGCGTCGAAGAAGTGAACTACGAAAAGTCGCGTGTGCGTGTCTCGGTTACAATCTTTGGCCGCGCAACGCCGGTCGAGCTGGAATTCGGCCAAGTCGAAAAGTTGTGATCCAGAATTCTACGGGGTGCGCCGACCGGCGCACCCCGTATTTCGCGCTTACGGTCCGCGTAATGACCGTTGAGGAGCGCAAGTAGTCAATTTTTAGACGAACGCGCGCTACTACTCACTGAGCGCTCGCATGCATTAAAGCAGCGTTCCAACGAGGTTTTCAACATGGCAAAGAAAATCATTGGCTTTATTAAGCTGCAGATTCCTGCAGGTAAAGCCAACCCGTCGCCGCCGGTCGGTCCGGCGCTGGGCCAGCGCGGCCTGAACATCATGGAGTTCTGCAAGGCGTTTAACGCGCAGACTCAAGCTATGGAACCGGGTCTGCCGATTCCAGTTGTGATTACCGCATTCGCGGACAAGAGCTTCACGTTCGTTCTGAAGACGCCGCCGGCTACAGTTCTGATCAAGAAGGCAGCGAAGATCGACAAGGGTTCGAGCAAGCCGCATACCGACAAGGTCGGCAAGATCACCCGCGCTCAAGCTGAAGACATCGCCAAGGCCAAGATGCCTGATCTGACGGCAGCTGATCTGGACGCAGCGGTTCGTACGATTGCTGGTAGCGCCCGCTCGATGGGCATCACCGTGGAGGGCGTGTAAATGGCTAAGCTTTCGAAGCGTCTGCAAGCATTTGCAGCCAAGGTTGATCGTCAAAAGCTGTACGCAATCGACGAAGCTCTGTCGCTCGTGAAGGAATGCGCAAGCGCGAAGTTCGACGAGTCGATCGACGTCGCAGTGCAACTCGGCATCGACGCGAAGAAGTCGGACCAAGTGGTTCGTGGTTCGGTCGTGCTGCCGGCAGGTACCGGCAAGTCGGTCCGCGTCGCTGTGTTTGCGCAGGGCGAAAAGGCTGAACAAGCGCGCGCAGCTGGTGCGGAAATCGTCGGCATGGAAGATCTGGCTGAACAAGTCAAGGCTGGCAAGCTGGACTTCGACATCGTGATCGCTTCGCCGGACACGATGCGCGTCGTCGGTACGCTCGGTCAGATCCTCGGCCCGCGCGGCCTGATGCCGAATCCGAAGGTTGGTACGGTTACGCCGGACGTCGCGACTGCAGTGAAGAACGCCAAGGCTGGTCAGGTGCAATTCCGTGTCGACAAGGCTGGTATCATCCACGCGACCATCGGGCGCGCTTCGTTCGAGCCGACGGCTCTGCGTAGCAACCTGAATGCTCTCGTCGACGCGCTGCAAAAGGCGAAGCCGGCAACGAGCAAGGGTGTCTACCTGCGCAAGGTTGCGCTGTCGAGCACGATGGGTGTTGGCGTTCGCGTCGACCAGGCATCGATCGCAGCACAGTAAGAAATTTCATCGCCTCGACGAAAATCGAGGCGGTTTTATGGGCTTTGGGCGGTTGCGAAATGGCAGTCTGCATTGCGCAACCGGTTGTCAAAGACCGTTGGTGGGCACGCATCAGGTAGGCGAGTCCTTAATGTAAAGCCAACGCAGATGGCGAACCCGAAAAGGTTTTGTAGTGATGAAGCTGGTTGATACCTGCAGCAATGCGGGTGTCGGGCGGTTGAAATACTCCTGACTGGTCGGACGCCGTTATTGAACGCGGTACACAAGGCGCACGCTGCGTGTATCGAATCTGGAGGTTAACCGTGCCACTTAACAAAGAAAGCAAGCAGGCCGTCGTCGCTGAGGTTGCCGCGCAAGTCGCGAAAGCCCAGACCGTGGTTCTGGCTGAGTATCGTGGAATCGCGGTTGGCGATCTGACCAAGCTGCGCGCGAAAGCGCGTGAGCAACAGGTTTACCTTCGCGTGTTGAAAAACACGCTGGCGCGTCGCGCTGTCGAAGGTACCCCGTTTGCTTCGCTGGCAGAGCAGATGACTGGTCCGCTGATCTACGGCATCTCGGAAGATGCAATTGCTGCTGCTAAGGTCGTCAACGACTTCGGCAAAACCAATGACAAGTTGATCATCAAGGCTGGTTCCTACGAAGGCAACGTGATGGACAAGGCTGGCGTGCAAGCGCTGGCAAACATCCCGAGCCGCGAAGAACTGCTCTCCAAGCTGTTGTACGTTATGCAAGCACCTGTTTCCGGCTTTGCGCGCGCTTTGGCCGCGCTGGCAGAAAAGAAACAAGGCGAAGAAACCGCTGCTTAACGCACTTCAGTCGAGCGTGATTGATCGCTGGCTGTATCCGAATTCAATTTAGGAGTATTTCAAATGGCAATCGCAAAAGATGACATCCTCGAGGCAGTAAGCTCGATGTCGGTTCTGGAACTGAATGAGCTCGTTAAGGCGTTCGAAGAAAAGTTTGGCGTGTCGGCAGCTGCAGTTGCAGTGGCAGGCCCGGCAGGCGCAGCTGCGGCTGTTGCTGAAGAGCAAACCGAATTCACGGTCAACCTGACGGAAATCGGCGCGAACAAGGTTTCGGTCATTAAGGCTGTTCGTGAACTGACGGGTCTCGGCCTGAAGGAAGCGAAGGACTTGGTCGACGGCGCACCGAAGCCTGTTAAGGAAGCGGTACCGAAGGCTGCTGCGGAAGAAGCCAAGAAAAAGCTGGAAGAAGCCGGCGCGAAGGCTGAAATCAAGTAAGTTTCAGCGCGTTGTGCGAAGGCTGGCGGTTTTCCACCGCCGGCCTTTTTGTGCTTTGTGGGGGCCACGTTTTTGCATGGCATTTTCGGCAAGAATGTGACTCCCAGAAGTCAAAGAAAACCGCCTATCGGCAATATTGACCGGCGATTCTCTTTGTCTTCTGAAGCGACTGCAGAAGGCAAGTTTGGTCGGGTAGCGGGCAACACAGGCATCCGCTGCCGTCAGCCAGCGGTTGGTAGCGGCCAACCACCAAGCTTCTAGGCTCGTTCAGGCCATCGGACGGCCATCGGGTCTCAGTCGGTGAACACTCGGGTTGTCTCATCAAGGTATCCTGCCTCGACAACAATGCCCGCCGTGATTCGGAGATCGTATGCAATATTCCTTCACCGAGAAGAAGCGTATTCGCAAGAGTTTTGCGAAGCGCCCCATCGTTCACCAAGTACCTTTCCTGCTGGCTACCCAGCTTGAATCATTCAGCACGTTTCTGCAAGCAGACACGTCGTCCACGCAACGCAAGCCGGAAGGTCTGCAGGCTGCGTTTACTTCCGTTTTTCCGATTGTTTCGCATAATGGCTTCGCTCGTCTAGAGTTCGTCAGCTACATGCTGTCGCCGCCGGCATTCAACATCAAGGAATGTCAGCAGCGCGGTTTGACGTACTGCTCGGCACTGCGCGCGAAAGTGCGCCTGGTGCTGCTCGACAAGGAATCGCCGAGCAAGCCGGTCGTCAAGGAAGTGAAGGAACAGGAAGTCTACATGGGCGAAATTCCGCTCATGACGCCGACCGGTTCGTTCGTCATCAACGGCACGGAACGTGTGATCGTTTCGCAGTTGCACCGTTCGCCGGGCGTGTTCTTTGAACACGACAAGGGCAAGACGCACAGCTCGGGCAAGCTCCTGTTTTCAGCTCGTATCATTCCTTACCGCGGTTCGTGGCTCGACTTCGAGTTCGACCCGAAGGACGTGCTGTACTTCCGCGTCGACCGTCGTCGCAAGATGCCGGTCACGATCCTGCTGAAGGCAATTGGCCTCACGCCGGAACAGATCCTCGCAAACTTCTTCGTGTTCGACAATTTCACGCTGATGCCGGAAGGCGCGCAGATGGAATTCGTGCCGGAGCGTCTGCGTGGTGAAGTCGCGCGCTTCGACATCTCGGACCGTGACGGCAACGTGATCGTCCAGAAAGACAAGCGGATCAACGCGAAGCACATTCGCGATCTCGACAGCGCGAAGACCAAGTTCATCTCGGTACCGGAAGACTATTTGCTCGGCCGCACGCTGGCGAAGAACGTTGTCGACGGCGACACCGGTGAAGTCATCGCTAACGCGAACGACGAAATCACCGAAACCGTCCTCGAAAAGCTCCGCGAATCGAAGATCAAAGACATCCAGACGCTCTACACGAACGATCTGGACCAAGGTCCGTACATCTCGTCGACGCTGCGTATCGACGAAACCGCGGACAAGATGGCCGCACGTATCGCGATCTACCGCATGATGCGTCCGGGCGAACCGCCGACCGAAGAAGCGGTCGAGGCGCTGTTCAACCGTCTGTTCTACAGCGAAGACGCATACGACCTGTCCAAGGTGGGTCGTATGAAGTTCAATCGTCGCGTGGGTCGCGACGAGATCATCGGACCGATGACGCTGCAAGACGACGACATCCTCGCGACGATCAAGATCCTGGTCGAACTGCGTAACGGCAAGGGCGAAGTGGACGATATCGACCACTTGGGCAATCGTCGTGTGCGTTGCGTCGGCGAACTGGCGGAAAACCAGTTCCGCGCCGGTCTCGTGCGTGTCGAACGTGCTGTGAAGGAACGCCTCGGCCAGGCCGAAAGCGAAAACCTGATGCCGCACGACCTGATCAACTCGAAGCCGATTTCGTCGGCGATTCGCGAGTTCTTCGGTTCGTCGCAGCTGTCGCAGTTCATGGACCAAACGAACCCGCTGTCGGAAATCACCCACAAGCGCCGTGTTTCGGCACTTGGCCCGGGCGGTTTGACGCGTGAGCGCGCCGGCTTTGAAGTCCGCGACGTGCATCCGACTCACTACGGTCGCGTGTGCCCGATTGAAACGCCGGAAGGTCCGAACATCGGCCTGATCAACTCGCTCGCTCTGTACGCGCACCTGAACGAATACGGCTTCCTCGAAACGCCGTATCGCA is a genomic window of Paraburkholderia bryophila containing:
- the nusG gene encoding transcription termination/antitermination protein NusG, which codes for MSDTPASPSGKRWYVVHAYSGMEKSVQRALQERIERAGMQDQFGQILVPTEEVVEVKGGHKSVTERRFFPGYVLVEMEMTDETWHLVKNTAKVTGFVGGARNRPSPISPREVEKIMSQMQEGVEKPRPKTLFEVGEMVRVKDGPFTDFNGSVEEVNYEKSRVRVSVTIFGRATPVELEFGQVEKL
- the rplK gene encoding 50S ribosomal protein L11, which gives rise to MAKKIIGFIKLQIPAGKANPSPPVGPALGQRGLNIMEFCKAFNAQTQAMEPGLPIPVVITAFADKSFTFVLKTPPATVLIKKAAKIDKGSSKPHTDKVGKITRAQAEDIAKAKMPDLTAADLDAAVRTIAGSARSMGITVEGV
- the rplA gene encoding 50S ribosomal protein L1, with protein sequence MAKLSKRLQAFAAKVDRQKLYAIDEALSLVKECASAKFDESIDVAVQLGIDAKKSDQVVRGSVVLPAGTGKSVRVAVFAQGEKAEQARAAGAEIVGMEDLAEQVKAGKLDFDIVIASPDTMRVVGTLGQILGPRGLMPNPKVGTVTPDVATAVKNAKAGQVQFRVDKAGIIHATIGRASFEPTALRSNLNALVDALQKAKPATSKGVYLRKVALSSTMGVGVRVDQASIAAQ
- the rplJ gene encoding 50S ribosomal protein L10, translated to MPLNKESKQAVVAEVAAQVAKAQTVVLAEYRGIAVGDLTKLRAKAREQQVYLRVLKNTLARRAVEGTPFASLAEQMTGPLIYGISEDAIAAAKVVNDFGKTNDKLIIKAGSYEGNVMDKAGVQALANIPSREELLSKLLYVMQAPVSGFARALAALAEKKQGEETAA
- the rplL gene encoding 50S ribosomal protein L7/L12 translates to MAIAKDDILEAVSSMSVLELNELVKAFEEKFGVSAAAVAVAGPAGAAAAVAEEQTEFTVNLTEIGANKVSVIKAVRELTGLGLKEAKDLVDGAPKPVKEAVPKAAAEEAKKKLEEAGAKAEIK